One Setaria italica strain Yugu1 chromosome I, Setaria_italica_v2.0, whole genome shotgun sequence DNA window includes the following coding sequences:
- the LOC101756376 gene encoding cytochrome P450 734A2, giving the protein MGEEMDAGWLTWRAAAALAVAAWLALPVAARIADALWWRPRRLEAHFAAQGVRGPPYRFLLGSVKEMVGLMAEASSKPMSPATSHNALPRVLAFYHYWRKIYGPTFLIWFGPTPRLTVAEPELVREIFLTRADAFDRYEAHPIVRQLEGDGLVSLHGDKWALHRRVLTDAFYPENLNRLVPHVGRSVAALAEEWRAMAASGGSGEVEVDVAEWFQAVTEEAITRATFGRSYHDGRAVFAMQGRLMAFASEAFRKVLVPGYRFLPTKKNWQSWKLDREIRRSLTRLIARRSDEAEAENADDAGAFRDLLGAMINAGERRRARALAPAAAIPVEDMLEECKTFFFAGKQTTTNLLTWATVLLAMHPEWQERARREVLDVCGADELPSKEHLPRLKMLGMIINETLRLYPPAVATIRRAKTDVQLSDGCMIPRDMELLIPIMAIHHDTRFWGQDAAQFNPMRFAEGTARAGKHPLAFIPFGLGSRMCIGQNLARLEAKLTMAILLQRFEMRTSPNYIHAPTVLMLLYPQYGAPVIFRPRSAHPSDPAAQTASPAPSLTFKRFP; this is encoded by the exons ATGGGGGAGGAGATGGACGCGGGATGGCTGacgtggcgcgcggcggcggcgctcgccgtgGCGGCGTGGCTGGCGCTGCCCGTGGCGGCGCGCATCGCGGACGCGCTGTGGTGGCGACCCCGGCGGCTGGAGGCGCACTTCGCGGCGCAGGGGGTGCGCGGCCCGCCGTACCGCTTCCTGCTGGGCTCCGTCAAGGAGATGGTGGGGCTCATGGCGGAGGCGTCGTCGAAGCCCATGTCGCCGGCCACCTCCCACAACGCGCTCCCCCGCGTGCTCGCCTTCTACCACTACTGGCGGAAGATCTACG GGCCGACGTTCCTGATCTGGTTCGGGCCGACGCCGCGGCTGACGGTGGCGGAGCCCGAGCTGGTGCGGGAGATCTTCCTCACGCGCGCCGACGCCTTCGACCGCTACGAGGCGCACCCCATCGTGCGCCAGCTCGAGGGCGACGGCCTCGTCAGCCTCCACGGCGACAAGTGGGCGCTCCACCGCCGCGTCCTCACCGACGCCTTCTACCCGGAGAACCTCAAC CGGCTGGTGCCACACGTCGGCAggtcggtggcggcgctggcggaggaGTGGCGCGCCATGGCGGCCTCCGGCGGGagcggcgaggtggaggtggacgtCGCCGAGTGGTTCCAGGCGGTCACGGAGGAGGCCATCACGCGCGCCACCTTCGGCCGCAGCTACCACGACGGCCGTGCCGTGTTCGCCATGCAAGGCCGCCTCATGGCCTTCGCCTCCGAGGCCTTCCGCAAGGTCCTCGTCCCCGGCTACCG GTTCTTGCCGACCAAGAAGAACTGGCAGTCGTGGAAGCTGGACAGGGAGATACGGCGGAGCCTGACCCGGCTCATCGCCCGGCGCAGCGACGAGGCCGAGGCGGAGAACGCCGACGACGCCGGAGCCTTCCGTGACCTCCTCGGCGCCATGATCAATGCCGGCGaaaggaggagggcgcgggcgctggcgccggcggcggcgatcccgGTGGAGGACATGCTGGAGGAATGCAAGACATTCTTCTTCGCCGGGAAGCAGACCACGACGAACCTCCTGACCTGGGCCACCGTGCTCCTCGCCATGCACCCGGAGTGGCAGGAGCGCGCCCGCCGCGAGGTCCTCGACGTCTgcggcgccgacgagctccCCTCCAAGGAGCACCTCCCCAGGCTGAAGATG CTCGGCATGATCATCAACGAGACCCTTCGGCTTTACCCGCCGGCGGTGGCCACCATCCGCCGTGCCAAGACCGACGTCCAGCTCTCTGATGGGTGCATGATCCCTCGTGACATGGAGCTTCTCATCCCGATCATGGCCATCCACCACGACACGAGGTTCTGGGGTCAAGACGCGGCGCAATTCAACCCCATGCGGTTCGCCGAGGGCACGGCCAGGGCAGGGAAGCACCCCCTGGCGTTTATACCGTTTGGCCTCGGCTCCCGGATGTGCATAGGCCAGAACCTAGCTCGACTGGAAGCCAAGCTCACCATGGCCATCCTACTCCAGCGCTTCGAGATGCGGACTTCTCCGAACTACATACACGCACCGACGGTCCTGATGCTCCTCTACCCGCAATACGGAGCGCCGGTGATCTTCCGGCCTCGGTCAGCTCATCCGTCAGATCCGGCAGCCCAAACAGCTTCCCCTGCCCCAAGCCTCACATTCAAAAGGTTTCCATGA